The following proteins are co-located in the Aedes aegypti strain LVP_AGWG unplaced genomic scaffold, AaegL5.0 Primary Assembly AGWG_AaegL5_hic_scaff_832_PBJ_arrow, whole genome shotgun sequence genome:
- the LOC110681419 gene encoding uncharacterized protein LOC110681419, whose translation MTTSSNIDAHFSPAGGGSGGGGNGSGQMPQYPYQQQQQNHLPSQHHNHAHHSQHLQHTAQQPFPVALPPGALVTPGNTKLVTTPMPISATGRTISRQKPTVGREAEEKATTLPSRVSQLYYKHGLFLSSYPTCATSVAIAVIIFCW comes from the coding sequence ATGACGACGTCATCGAACATTGACGCGCACTTTTCGCCGGCTGGCGGTGGAAGTGGCGGTGGTGGTAATGGGTCAGGCCAAATGCCCCAATACCCTtaccaacaacagcagcagaatCACCTGCCCTCGCAACACCACAATCACGCCCACCACAGCCAGCATCTACAACATACGGCCCAGCAGCCGTTCCCGGTTGCGTTGCCGCCCGGCGCCTTGGTAACGCCCGGCAATACAAAACTAGTGACGACGCCGATGCCGATATCGGCCACTGGGCGTACCATTTCGCGCCAGAAGCCTACGGTGGGTCGGGAAGCCGAGGAGAAGGCGACCACCTTGCCGTCCAGGGTTTCACAACTCTATTACAAGCATGGGTTGTTCCTGTCCAGCTATCCGACCTGTGCGACTAGCGTTGCTATTGCCGTCATCATATTCTGTTGGTAA